A segment of the Aureliella helgolandensis genome:
CTGCCATCCCGCTATTGCCCCCAAGGTGCAGATTCCGCTTACCCTGCGAGAAGTATGCGGCATGACGACGGAAGAGATTGCCCGCGCCTTCCTAATGGCCCCCTCAACGTTGGCGCAGCGGATCGTCCGAGGGAAGGCGAAAATTCGTGATGCGCGCATTCCGTTCGTGATTCCCTCGCTGGCGGACTTACCAGCACGACTCGATTCCGTCCTGACCGTTATCTATCTCGTCTTCAACGAAGGCTATTCGGCGTCAAGTGGCGCAAGCTTGATACGTACGGATCTATCGGACGAAGCAATTCGACTCAATCGCTTGCTATTGGAATTGCTACCGGATCCGGAAGTGCTGGGTCTGTTGGCTTTGATGCTCTTGCACGAATCGAGGCGCGAGGCGAGACTCGATCAAGATCACAACATCGTCTTGCTGGAAGAGCAGAATCGCCAGCTGTGGAAACAGGAGTTGATTGGCGAAGGCAAGCAACTCATCGACCAAGCGCTCCGATCCCGACGCTTTGGAGTCTACACCATTCAAGCCGCCATCTCCGCCGTGCATTCCGATGCCCAAGTCGCCGCAGAAACCGACTGGCCACAAATCGTGGCCTTGTACGACATACTGCTCCGCGCGGAGCCGTCCCCTATCGTGGAACTGAACCGCGCTGTAGCGATTGCCATGCGGGATGGTCCTGCCGCAGGATTGGCAATTATTGACAAAATCCTCAAGCGAGGGGAACTACGAGAGTACTCATTGGCCCATGCGGCGCGCGGTGAGCTTCTACGACGAGTCGGACAACCAGCTGACGCTAAAATCGCATTTGAACAGGCGTTGAAATTGGCCCAGCAAGAAACCGAGCAACGTTTCTTGCGTCAAAAGATCACATTGCTCACCTCCAACTAGCAGTAAGCGGGCGATGTTCACGCAAACTCAACTTGCCATTCCGTGAACCGCGGAGCACCCTCCATTGCAACCCGCCGCGTGAGCAAGGAGAGATTGACAACGCCAGCAAGCAACAGCCAGCAGCATCAGAGCAAGTTCACACCATAACCATCGCCTGCAAACCCAAGTCCTTTCTAACGCAGCGGGTTACGACTTTCTCGCCAGTCCAACTTCCACGGCCACCCTCCATTGCAACCCGCCGCGTAAGCAAGGAGAGACTGACTATCCCAGCAAGCAACAGCCAGCAGCGTCAGAGTAAGTTCACACTAAAACCACCGCCTGCAAACCCAAGTCCTTGCTAATGCAGCGTGTCACGATTGCACTCACCAGCCCAACAATCATCCACCCTCCATTGCAACCCGCCGCGTAAGCAAGGAGCGACCGACAACGCCAGCAAGCAACAGCCAACAGCATCAGAGCAAGTTCACACCATAACCATCGCCTGCAAACCCAAGTCCTTGCTAACGCAGCGTGTCACGATTGCACTCACCAGCCCAACAATCATACACCCTCCATTGCCGCCCGCCGCGTAAGCAAGGAGAGACTGACAACGCCAGCAAGCAACAGCCAGCAGCGTCAGAGTAAGTTCACACCAAAACCACCGCCTGCAAACCCAAGTCCTTGCTAATGCAGCGTGTCACGATTGCACTCACCAGCCCAACAATCATACACCCTCCATTGCCGCCCGCCGCGTAAGCAAGGAGCGACTGACAACGCCAGCAAGCAACATCCAGCAGCATCAGAGCAAGTTCACACCATAACCATCGCCTGCATGTCCCACGTCCTTGCTAACGCAGCGGGTTACGCTTGCGATTACCAGCCCAACCACCAGGAGCCATTCTCAATCGCCGCGTGAGCAGGGCGTCCTACGTGCCTACCGCGCTGTCCCAGCACATAACGAGACGCCCGAGATTCCTCCCTGACTCGTACAATGCAAACTCCAGCCTGCCTATCCGACACACTGTGTTTTCAACGAGGGCGAGCTTAAACTAGCTATTTGCCAGATCCGACAATGGCCTGATGAGGTCATTCGCCGAGAAAGGGTTCGGATCAATTAGACAGACGAGTTCTTTTGATCGCTCCAAAGGCAGCAAAGCAGGAATTCTTGTGCAGGAGTTCGACGCTTGAGAAACCGACTCGGCGTAGGAGATCGAGTTGATAAGTCACTGGACGCGGCGAATCCTCTTGGTCGATATAGGCGAAGACTTGGTCGCGATACTCATCGCCCCCCAGCTCGCTGAGGTAATGGCCGTACCGGAGCCACATCATGCCCTGAATCACGTCGGTCTCGTGCCCAACGAGATCCGTAATCCACACCGATCCTCCGGGTGCAAGTAGACGATAGATCTTCTCAAAAGCAGCCAACCAGTCGGCATCGTCTCGCAAGTGGTGCAGCACAGCCGCGGCCAAGATCACGTCAAAGGATCCTGCCGGCAATTCGGCAACGCGAAAGTCGCCATGATGAACTCGGAGCTCTCCCACCCCTGCTTGGCGGACACGCTCCTCAGCTCGCACCAACATCGGTTGGCTCAAATCTACTAGGTCGATGTCAAAATGCCTGCCATAGACTTGTCGAAGTCGAATTGTATTGTTGCCCGCACCACAACCGACATCGAGCACACGGCGAATGGTGGTCGTAGAGGCAACCGCCGCATGGGTTATCAGCTCCATGGCTAGCGGTGCGTCGATCGTCGCCGACTGACCTGTCTCCAAATCACTGAAGCGTTCCACGTCGCTGTCGAATCGCCGGCGGATCTCCTCGACAGTCGACTTGTCTTGCAAGCTGGTCGGTTTATGGTACTTCATCAATTCACACCCGTTCATCCAAGTTTGATTGAGACGCTTCCAAGATCGGTTGTCATAGTTTTCTGGCTAATGAGCGACAAGTCCCACGGCTATTGCGCCGCCGACGGGCAAGGCATTCCCATGGCAATCACACATGCACACCGCTGACACAACGACGCGAGAGGACAGCCCCCAGACTTGATCGCCACGCAATCGGCTAAGGGGAACTAGTTAGCCAACCTCATCCTTCCAACCGCCTCGATTTGTTCGAACATTGAGCATACGGCCTAGGCCCCCCATAATACTCTCCAACTTCGATCCAACGAAGTACTGTCACCACCACTTCCCAGAGAATCAGTTTGCGATCCTCCTGCATCCTCCAGAACTTTTCGAGTTCAGCTGGCCGAATATTCCCCGGTTGGGTACCAGCCTGTGCTAACTCGCGCAGGACATTCGGCTTGGTAGACTTGCCTAGGGCTCGGGGATGGCGAGAGGTCCGAGCGACTTTGAACTATAACGGAACGGCTCGGCCTAAACGAGTGCCTGCTCAGCCGATTCGAGAAACAGAGGCTGCATCGCCGACGTCTCCCTATGGACCGCTGAGACAAAGTACAGTGAACCGCATTTTGCTAGGTTCGTTAAGGATCGGCAAAAAGAGCTAGCGTTTAACCGCAACGCACCGGCATCCATGCGCATACCTTGACCGGTTGTGCAACCAGTAGATGCGGCTGGCCCGTTAGATCGAATTGCCACGGATTTCCCATCGTGTTCTGCCGCATTCTCCAACTCGCACTGGATAGCGTCCAAGAGGCGTGATCGATCTCGCCTCTGCAAACGCGTCCGTGGCGGTCGATACTGTAGAGGCAGTAACGGGCGGTTAGCCAAAACTCCAACGTTCCAGGTCGAGCGTGGAACGGTTTGCCAACGCATTGATAACTTGCATCAAAGCTCGCCGGTGGCTCCCCACACTGCGTCCTCTCACTGCGGTATCGAATTGCCGATGCATCCTCCTTGCTCAACGACATTTTGGCATCCATGTAAGGCAAATGATACGTAGCTCGTGCGGCGCGAACTGCAAACCAACTTGCAGCATCCAATGAGAAAAACCACACTCCAGGTTTTCCGTCCAGCGTGACATAGGTGCGAACATTCAGCTCCAAAAAGCTACTCAAGATCGGAATGGACGGGCAGCACCTCGGCCTCACATTCGACATCAAGAATGGAACTACTCCCACCCAAGCTTGCCCATCCCGAATATCCAATTGGAGCCCGTCGGGTAACAGCGAAGCAAGGACGGAGGGTTCGACCGGCCAATGCGCGAACAGTAATTTAGACCACATCATCTGTAAAACCCAAGGCTGCTTGGGTAAATCCCAAGTTCGATCACTTGCTGCGGCCATAAAGCTCTCTCAATGCCCCCTCCAGTTCGGGAAATTGAAACACAAATCCATTTTCCGACAGTCGCTGCGATTTTACGTAACGCCCGTAGAGAGCCAGTTCTGGGTCGGTGCGAAACAGGAGTGGAGCTCCGACACGGACCATCCAAGCAGCCGCGGGCAGGCCGAAGGGCACGCCCAGGACTCGACGAAGCGTCCTCATAAACTCAACTTGCGAGACAGGGGCAGGCGCGGAGGCAATGTAAACACCCGACACGGAATCGTCCACAATGGCCTTGGAAAACAAGTTGTTCAAGTCCGCTTCGTGAATCCATGAAAATCCCTGCGTCCCCAGACCGACTCGACCACCGAATCCAAGCATTGCAAGCAACCGCAACGCTGCCAAGGCACCGCCGCCTGCCCCTCGATCTCGGCCGACAACAAAGCTAGTGCGAAGAATGACGCCACGTTGCTCGGGCAACTTGCTTTCCGCAAACTCTGCTTCCCAGGCACGCCCCACGGTCGGGGCAAACCCTATCCCCTCATGAGCCTGCTCAGTGCATACGACTGCTGCAGGGTCGCCATAGATGTGCGCGGTACTCATCTGCACCCATACCGGAGGTGGAGACCTGAGATCCCGCATAGCTATCCCCAGCACCCGAGTCGATTCGACCCGGGAGCGCAAAATCTCATCCTGGTGATCGGGGGT
Coding sequences within it:
- a CDS encoding RNA polymerase sigma factor, coding for MNAIEFDKLYRDSSRKVFATLVRLLGDFDMAEEAMHEAFAAALEQWSNQGMPANPTSWLVSTGRFKAIDSMRRRARLRDLQPEVALRLSEIEAANHSLAEHDIQDDRLRLIFTCCHPAIAPKVQIPLTLREVCGMTTEEIARAFLMAPSTLAQRIVRGKAKIRDARIPFVIPSLADLPARLDSVLTVIYLVFNEGYSASSGASLIRTDLSDEAIRLNRLLLELLPDPEVLGLLALMLLHESRREARLDQDHNIVLLEEQNRQLWKQELIGEGKQLIDQALRSRRFGVYTIQAAISAVHSDAQVAAETDWPQIVALYDILLRAEPSPIVELNRAVAIAMRDGPAAGLAIIDKILKRGELREYSLAHAARGELLRRVGQPADAKIAFEQALKLAQQETEQRFLRQKITLLTSN
- a CDS encoding class I SAM-dependent methyltransferase, producing the protein MKYHKPTSLQDKSTVEEIRRRFDSDVERFSDLETGQSATIDAPLAMELITHAAVASTTTIRRVLDVGCGAGNNTIRLRQVYGRHFDIDLVDLSQPMLVRAEERVRQAGVGELRVHHGDFRVAELPAGSFDVILAAAVLHHLRDDADWLAAFEKIYRLLAPGGSVWITDLVGHETDVIQGMMWLRYGHYLSELGGDEYRDQVFAYIDQEDSPRPVTYQLDLLRRVGFSSVELLHKNSCFAAFGAIKRTRLSN
- a CDS encoding YqjF family protein, encoding MMWSKLLFAHWPVEPSVLASLLPDGLQLDIRDGQAWVGVVPFLMSNVRPRCCPSIPILSSFLELNVRTYVTLDGKPGVWFFSLDAASWFAVRAARATYHLPYMDAKMSLSKEDASAIRYRSERTQCGEPPASFDASYQCVGKPFHARPGTLEFWLTARYCLYSIDRHGRVCRGEIDHASWTLSSASWRMRQNTMGNPWQFDLTGQPHLLVAQPVKVCAWMPVRCG
- a CDS encoding epimerase; the protein is MELNGKAVVIAGGSGFLGSSLASHFASLGAAVAILSRSRPKLFGNWKHTNWDGRTSGDWIGVLEGADAVINLAGRTVNCIKTPDHQDEILRSRVESTRVLGIAMRDLRSPPPVWVQMSTAHIYGDPAAVVCTEQAHEGIGFAPTVGRAWEAEFAESKLPEQRGVILRTSFVVGRDRGAGGGALAALRLLAMLGFGGRVGLGTQGFSWIHEADLNNLFSKAIVDDSVSGVYIASAPAPVSQVEFMRTLRRVLGVPFGLPAAAWMVRVGAPLLFRTDPELALYGRYVKSQRLSENGFVFQFPELEGALRELYGRSK